A genomic segment from Marmota flaviventris isolate mMarFla1 chromosome 7, mMarFla1.hap1, whole genome shotgun sequence encodes:
- the Lrpap1 gene encoding alpha-2-macroglobulin receptor-associated protein yields the protein MAPRRQRVTGPCGLPLSLPLLLALLLLGPWPAATHGGKYSREKNEPESLAKSEPGEEFRMEKLKQLWEKARRLHLSPVKLAELHADLKIQERDELNWKKLKIEGLDEDGEKEAKLIRNLNVILARYGLDGRKEAQMVHSNSLSDSAQDDGLGDPRLEKLWHKAKTSGKFSSEELDKLWKEFLHHKEKVAEYNVLLETLSRTEEVYDNIISPSDRSQVKDDVLHSKHSELKDRLRSINQGLDRLRKVSHQGYGPTAEFEEPRVIDLWDLAQSANFTEKELESFREELKHFEAKIEKHSHYQKQLEVSHQKLKHVESFGDSEYVSRSRERHALLQGKTQELGYKVKKHLQDLSSRISRARHNEL from the exons ATGGCGCCGCGGAGGCAGAGGGTCACAGGGCCGTGCGGGCTCCCGCTGTCCCTGCCGCTGCTGCTGGCGCTGCTGCTGCTCGGGCCCTGGCCTGCGGCGACCCACGGCGGCAAGTACTCGCGGGAGAAGAATGAGCCCGAGTCGCTCGCGAAGAGCGAACCCGGGGAGGAGTTCCGcatggagaagctgaagcagcTGTGGGAGAAGGCTCGGAGG CTGCATCTCTCTCCTGTGAAGCTGGCGGAGCTCCATGCCGATCTGAAGATTCAAGAGAGAGATGAGCTCAACTGGAAGAAACTGAAGATCGAGGGCCTGGACGAGGACGGGGAGAAAGAAGCAAAGCTGATTCGCAATCTTAATG TTATCTTGGCCAGGTATGGTCTGGACGGGAGGAAGGAGGCCCAGATGGTGCACAGCAACTCACTCAGTGACAGTGCCCAGGACGATGGGCTGGGGGACCCCAGGCTGGAGAAGCTGTGGCACAAG GCGAAGACCTCAGGGAAATTCTCCAGTGAAGAGCTGGACAAGCTGTGGAAGGAGTTTCTGCACCACAAAGAGAAGGTGGCTGAGTACAACGTCCTGCTGGAGACGCTGAGCAGGACTGAAG AGGTTTATGACAACATCATCAGTCCTTCCGATCGGAGCCAGGTCAAGGACGACGTCCTACACAGCAAGCACAGTGAGCTGAAGGACAGGCTGCGCAGCATCAACCAGGGCCTGGATCGCCTGAGGAAGGTCAGCCACCAGGGCTACGGCCCCACAGCCG AGTTTGAGGAGCCCCGGGTGATCGATCTGTGGGACCTGGCCCAGTCCGCCAACTTCACGGAAAAAGAGCTGGAGTCATTCCGG GAGGAGCTCAAGCACTTTGAGGCCAAAATCGAAAAGCACAGCCACTACCAGAAGCAGCTGGAGGTCTCACACCAGAAGCTGAAGCACGTGGAGAGCTTCGGCGACAGCGAGTACGTCAGCCGCAGCAGGGAGAGGCATGCGCTGCTACAGGGCAAGACCCAGGAGCTGGGCTACAAG GTAAAGAAGCATCTGCAGGACCTGTCCAGCAGGATCTCGAGGGCACGGCACAATGAGCTCTGA